A part of Haliotis asinina isolate JCU_RB_2024 chromosome 10, JCU_Hal_asi_v2, whole genome shotgun sequence genomic DNA contains:
- the LOC137298480 gene encoding neuromedin-U receptor 2-like — MSLVVSNESTHVLGKYISNHSSRQNNDNTVDEATSEFIINISSCGLVPVITIMGIIGNILSFIVFLKQKKRDRTRVVLISLAISDTMYLLITCVRKMSCIVSMFDVVSGKNWGVFMVPQWYIIGITFARITSVLTMVISIERCFAVLFPLKVRAVVTRTRALKLVIAIFILVSVAMFPLTFCSYTRWTLDPTKNRSVLSVAWTDFYIKNEGVMENYINVALATLLRITPCIVVLFCTTAVLASLKRGQKFRKQSSNLAKSGILLEERRVTVMLLAVTSVYVICLLPGSVLVLMRRFVPSFSTNGKYNNTFLLLSNMNIVLECLNSALNFVIYMKTNRRFNIAFKKMFCSSCNEKTLRNEIHLLSNGTSASSYLD; from the coding sequence ATGTCTCTGGTTGTGTCTAACGAATCAACCCATGTTCTGGGCAAGTACATTTCTAATCACTCTTCACGCCAGAACAATGACAACACAGTGGACGAGGCAACATCAGAGTTCATCATCAACATCTCCAGCTGTGGCCTTGTCCCCGTCATCACTATTATGGGGATTATAGGCAACATCCTGAGTTTTATTGTGTTTCTGAAGCAGAAAAAACGGGATCGGACAAGAGTTGTACTAATCAGCTTGGCTATTTCCGATACAATGTATCTCCTGATTACGTGTGTTAGAAAGATGTCTTgtattgtatccatgtttgaTGTGGTGTCTGGGAAGAACTGGGGCGTGTTTATGGTTCCGCAGTGGTATATCATTGGAATTACGTTTGCGAGAATCACTAGTGTCCTCACCATGGTGATTTCTATTGAAAGATGTTTCGCCGTCCTTTTCCCTCTGAAGGTGAGGGCTGTGGTGACACGTACTCGAGCGCTGAAGCTTGTCATTGCTATATTCATCCTGGTGTCAGTTGCAATGTTTCCCCTGACGTTTTGTTCCTATACCAGATGGACTCTAGATCCTACGAAGAACAGATCTGTTTTGTCCGTGGCTTGGACGGATTTCTATATCAAGAACGAAGGTGTAATGGAGAATTATATAAACGTTGCCCTAGCAACCTTGTTGCGGATAACGCCGTGTATTGTGGTTCTGTTCTGCACCACAGCTGTACTGGCATCTCTCAAAAGAGGTCAGAAGTTTCGCAAACAATCTTCAAATCTGGCAAAGTCGGGTATTCTCTTGGAGGAAAGGCGGGTAACTGTCATGCTTCTAGCCGTGACGTCAGTCTACGTCATCTGCCTTCTTCCAGGGTCAGTTTTAGTCCTGATGAGGAGATTTGTCCCGTCTTTCTCTACAAATGGAAAATACAACAACACGTTTTTGTTGCTTAGCAACATGAACATTGTGCTCGAGTGTTTGAATTCCGCCTTAAACTTTGTTAtttacatgaaaacaaacagacGTTTCAACATTGCCTTCAAGAAAATGTTTTGCAGCTCCTGTAATGAAAAGACCTtaagaaatgaaatacatttattatCCAACGGTACGTCAGCATCAAGTTACCTTGATTAA